The proteins below are encoded in one region of Homo sapiens chromosome 2, GRCh38.p14 Primary Assembly:
- the CTDSP1 gene encoding carboxy-terminal domain RNA polymerase II polypeptide A small phosphatase 1 isoform 7 (isoform 7 is encoded by transcript variant 8), translating into MVAAPWATQEQEEGRGIQPGDRGDQKSAASQKPRSRGILHSLFCCVCRDDGEALPAHSGAPLLVEENGAIPKQTPVQYLLPEAKAQDSDKICVVIDLDETLVHSSFKPVNNADFIIPVEIDGVVHQVYVLKRPHVDEFLQRMGELFECVLFTASLAKYADPVADLLDKWGAFRARLFRESCVFHRGNYVKDLSRLGRDLRRVLILDNSPASYVFHPDNAVPVASWFDNMSDTELHDLLPFFEQLSRVDDVYSVLRQPRPGS; encoded by the exons ATGGTGGCCGCCCCGTGGGCTacccaggagcaggaggagggccGAGGGATCCAGCCCGGGGACCGGG GTGACCAGAAGTCAGCAGCTTCCCAGAAGCCCCGAAGCCGGGGCATCCTCCACTCACTCTTCTGCTGTGTCTGCCGGGATGATGGGGAGGCCCTGCCTGCTCACAGCGGGGCGCCCCTGCTTGTGGAGGAGAATGGCGCCATCCCTAAG CAGACCCCAGTCCAATACCTGCTCCCTGAGGCCAAGGCCCAGGACTCAGACAAGATCTGCGTGGTCATCGACCTGGACGAGACCCTGGTGCACAGCTCCTTCAAG CCAGTGAACAACGCGGACTTCATCATCCCTGTGGAGATTGATGGGGTGGTCCACCAG GTCTACGTGTTGAAGCGTCCTCACGTGGATGAGTTCCTGCAGCGAATGGGCGAGCTCTTTGAATGTGTGCTGTTCACTGCTAGCCTCGCCAAG TACGCAGACCCAGTAGCTGACCTGCTGGACAAATGGGGGGCCTTCCGGGCCCGGCTGTTTCGAGAGTCCTGCGTCTTCCACCGGGGGAACTACGTGAAGGACCTGAGCCGGTTGGGTCGAGACCTGCGGCGGGTGCTCATCCTGGACAATTCACCTGCCTCCTATGTCTTCCATCCAGACAATGCT GTACCGGTGGCCTCGTGGTTTGACAACATGAGTGACACAGAGCTCCACGACCTCCTCCCCTTCTTCGAGCAACTCAGCCGTGTGGACGACGTGTACTCAGTGCTCAGGCAGCCACGGCCAGGGAGCTAG
- the CTDSP1 gene encoding carboxy-terminal domain RNA polymerase II polypeptide A small phosphatase 1 isoform 3 (isoform 3 is encoded by transcript variant 3) — protein sequence MVAAPWATQEQEEGRGIQPGDRGDQKSAASQKPRSRGILHSLFCCVCRDDGEALPAHSGAPLLVEENGAIPKTPVQYLLPEAKAQDSDKICVVIDLDETLVHSSFKPVNNADFIIPVEIDGVVHQVYVLKRPHVDEFLQRMGELFECVLFTASLAKYADPVADLLDKWGAFRARLFRESCVFHRGNYVKDLSRLGRDLRRVLILDNSPASYVFHPDNAVPVASWFDNMSDTELHDLLPFFEQLSRVDDVYSVLRQPRPGS from the exons ATGGTGGCCGCCCCGTGGGCTacccaggagcaggaggagggccGAGGGATCCAGCCCGGGGACCGGG GTGACCAGAAGTCAGCAGCTTCCCAGAAGCCCCGAAGCCGGGGCATCCTCCACTCACTCTTCTGCTGTGTCTGCCGGGATGATGGGGAGGCCCTGCCTGCTCACAGCGGGGCGCCCCTGCTTGTGGAGGAGAATGGCGCCATCCCTAAG ACCCCAGTCCAATACCTGCTCCCTGAGGCCAAGGCCCAGGACTCAGACAAGATCTGCGTGGTCATCGACCTGGACGAGACCCTGGTGCACAGCTCCTTCAAG CCAGTGAACAACGCGGACTTCATCATCCCTGTGGAGATTGATGGGGTGGTCCACCAG GTCTACGTGTTGAAGCGTCCTCACGTGGATGAGTTCCTGCAGCGAATGGGCGAGCTCTTTGAATGTGTGCTGTTCACTGCTAGCCTCGCCAAG TACGCAGACCCAGTAGCTGACCTGCTGGACAAATGGGGGGCCTTCCGGGCCCGGCTGTTTCGAGAGTCCTGCGTCTTCCACCGGGGGAACTACGTGAAGGACCTGAGCCGGTTGGGTCGAGACCTGCGGCGGGTGCTCATCCTGGACAATTCACCTGCCTCCTATGTCTTCCATCCAGACAATGCT GTACCGGTGGCCTCGTGGTTTGACAACATGAGTGACACAGAGCTCCACGACCTCCTCCCCTTCTTCGAGCAACTCAGCCGTGTGGACGACGTGTACTCAGTGCTCAGGCAGCCACGGCCAGGGAGCTAG
- the CTDSP1 gene encoding carboxy-terminal domain RNA polymerase II polypeptide A small phosphatase 1 isoform 4 (isoform 4 is encoded by transcript variant 5): MDSSAVITQISKEEARGPLRGKGDQKSAASQKPRSRGILHSLFCCVCRDDGEALPAHSGAPLLVEENGAIPKQTPVQYLLPEAKAQDSDKICVVIDLDETLVHSSFKPVNNADFIIPVEIDGVVHQVYVLKRPHVDEFLQRMGELFECVLFTASLAKYADPVADLLDKWGAFRARLFRESCVFHRGNYVKDLSRLGRDLRRVLILDNSPASYVFHPDNAVSAGWTGTGTGAETQEGVSPFRPPWPLGSPVGGWVPSQSFLHSLPVPAAHSPHPPAL, translated from the exons ATGGACAGCTCGGCCGTCATTACTCAGATCAGCAAGGAGGAGGCTCGGGGCCCGCTGCGGGGCAAAG GTGACCAGAAGTCAGCAGCTTCCCAGAAGCCCCGAAGCCGGGGCATCCTCCACTCACTCTTCTGCTGTGTCTGCCGGGATGATGGGGAGGCCCTGCCTGCTCACAGCGGGGCGCCCCTGCTTGTGGAGGAGAATGGCGCCATCCCTAAG CAGACCCCAGTCCAATACCTGCTCCCTGAGGCCAAGGCCCAGGACTCAGACAAGATCTGCGTGGTCATCGACCTGGACGAGACCCTGGTGCACAGCTCCTTCAAG CCAGTGAACAACGCGGACTTCATCATCCCTGTGGAGATTGATGGGGTGGTCCACCAG GTCTACGTGTTGAAGCGTCCTCACGTGGATGAGTTCCTGCAGCGAATGGGCGAGCTCTTTGAATGTGTGCTGTTCACTGCTAGCCTCGCCAAG TACGCAGACCCAGTAGCTGACCTGCTGGACAAATGGGGGGCCTTCCGGGCCCGGCTGTTTCGAGAGTCCTGCGTCTTCCACCGGGGGAACTACGTGAAGGACCTGAGCCGGTTGGGTCGAGACCTGCGGCGGGTGCTCATCCTGGACAATTCACCTGCCTCCTATGTCTTCCATCCAGACAATGCTGTGAGTGCGGGCTGGACTGGGACTGGGACAGGAGCTGAGACCCAGGAAGGGGTCAGTCCATTCaggccaccttggcctcttggATCCCCAGTTGGGGGGTGGGTGCCCTCCCAGTCCTTCCTGCATTCATTGCCTGTGCCTGCCGCCCACTCCCCTCATCCACCTGCCCTGTAG
- the CTDSP1 gene encoding carboxy-terminal domain RNA polymerase II polypeptide A small phosphatase 1 isoform 5 (isoform 5 is encoded by transcript variant 6) → MDSSAVITQISKEEARGPLRGKGDQKSAASQKPRSRGILHSLFCCVCRDDGEALPAHSGAPLLVEENGAIPKTPVQYLLPEAKAQDSDKICVVIDLDETLVHSSFKPVNNADFIIPVEIDGVVHQVYVLKRPHVDEFLQRMGELFECVLFTASLAKYADPVADLLDKWGAFRARLFRESCVFHRGNYVKDLSRLGRDLRRVLILDNSPASYVFHPDNAVSAGWTGTGTGAETQEGVSPFRPPWPLGSPVGGWVPSQSFLHSLPVPAAHSPHPPAL, encoded by the exons ATGGACAGCTCGGCCGTCATTACTCAGATCAGCAAGGAGGAGGCTCGGGGCCCGCTGCGGGGCAAAG GTGACCAGAAGTCAGCAGCTTCCCAGAAGCCCCGAAGCCGGGGCATCCTCCACTCACTCTTCTGCTGTGTCTGCCGGGATGATGGGGAGGCCCTGCCTGCTCACAGCGGGGCGCCCCTGCTTGTGGAGGAGAATGGCGCCATCCCTAAG ACCCCAGTCCAATACCTGCTCCCTGAGGCCAAGGCCCAGGACTCAGACAAGATCTGCGTGGTCATCGACCTGGACGAGACCCTGGTGCACAGCTCCTTCAAG CCAGTGAACAACGCGGACTTCATCATCCCTGTGGAGATTGATGGGGTGGTCCACCAG GTCTACGTGTTGAAGCGTCCTCACGTGGATGAGTTCCTGCAGCGAATGGGCGAGCTCTTTGAATGTGTGCTGTTCACTGCTAGCCTCGCCAAG TACGCAGACCCAGTAGCTGACCTGCTGGACAAATGGGGGGCCTTCCGGGCCCGGCTGTTTCGAGAGTCCTGCGTCTTCCACCGGGGGAACTACGTGAAGGACCTGAGCCGGTTGGGTCGAGACCTGCGGCGGGTGCTCATCCTGGACAATTCACCTGCCTCCTATGTCTTCCATCCAGACAATGCTGTGAGTGCGGGCTGGACTGGGACTGGGACAGGAGCTGAGACCCAGGAAGGGGTCAGTCCATTCaggccaccttggcctcttggATCCCCAGTTGGGGGGTGGGTGCCCTCCCAGTCCTTCCTGCATTCATTGCCTGTGCCTGCCGCCCACTCCCCTCATCCACCTGCCCTGTAG
- the CTDSP1 gene encoding carboxy-terminal domain RNA polymerase II polypeptide A small phosphatase 1 isoform 2 (isoform 2 is encoded by transcript variant 4), with translation MDSSAVITQISKEEARGPLRGKGDQKSAASQKPRSRGILHSLFCCVCRDDGEALPAHSGAPLLVEENGAIPKTPVQYLLPEAKAQDSDKICVVIDLDETLVHSSFKPVNNADFIIPVEIDGVVHQVYVLKRPHVDEFLQRMGELFECVLFTASLAKYADPVADLLDKWGAFRARLFRESCVFHRGNYVKDLSRLGRDLRRVLILDNSPASYVFHPDNAVPVASWFDNMSDTELHDLLPFFEQLSRVDDVYSVLRQPRPGS, from the exons ATGGACAGCTCGGCCGTCATTACTCAGATCAGCAAGGAGGAGGCTCGGGGCCCGCTGCGGGGCAAAG GTGACCAGAAGTCAGCAGCTTCCCAGAAGCCCCGAAGCCGGGGCATCCTCCACTCACTCTTCTGCTGTGTCTGCCGGGATGATGGGGAGGCCCTGCCTGCTCACAGCGGGGCGCCCCTGCTTGTGGAGGAGAATGGCGCCATCCCTAAG ACCCCAGTCCAATACCTGCTCCCTGAGGCCAAGGCCCAGGACTCAGACAAGATCTGCGTGGTCATCGACCTGGACGAGACCCTGGTGCACAGCTCCTTCAAG CCAGTGAACAACGCGGACTTCATCATCCCTGTGGAGATTGATGGGGTGGTCCACCAG GTCTACGTGTTGAAGCGTCCTCACGTGGATGAGTTCCTGCAGCGAATGGGCGAGCTCTTTGAATGTGTGCTGTTCACTGCTAGCCTCGCCAAG TACGCAGACCCAGTAGCTGACCTGCTGGACAAATGGGGGGCCTTCCGGGCCCGGCTGTTTCGAGAGTCCTGCGTCTTCCACCGGGGGAACTACGTGAAGGACCTGAGCCGGTTGGGTCGAGACCTGCGGCGGGTGCTCATCCTGGACAATTCACCTGCCTCCTATGTCTTCCATCCAGACAATGCT GTACCGGTGGCCTCGTGGTTTGACAACATGAGTGACACAGAGCTCCACGACCTCCTCCCCTTCTTCGAGCAACTCAGCCGTGTGGACGACGTGTACTCAGTGCTCAGGCAGCCACGGCCAGGGAGCTAG
- the CTDSP1 gene encoding carboxy-terminal domain RNA polymerase II polypeptide A small phosphatase 1 isoform 1 (isoform 1 is encoded by transcript variant 1), with amino-acid sequence MDSSAVITQISKEEARGPLRGKGDQKSAASQKPRSRGILHSLFCCVCRDDGEALPAHSGAPLLVEENGAIPKQTPVQYLLPEAKAQDSDKICVVIDLDETLVHSSFKPVNNADFIIPVEIDGVVHQVYVLKRPHVDEFLQRMGELFECVLFTASLAKYADPVADLLDKWGAFRARLFRESCVFHRGNYVKDLSRLGRDLRRVLILDNSPASYVFHPDNAVPVASWFDNMSDTELHDLLPFFEQLSRVDDVYSVLRQPRPGS; translated from the exons ATGGACAGCTCGGCCGTCATTACTCAGATCAGCAAGGAGGAGGCTCGGGGCCCGCTGCGGGGCAAAG GTGACCAGAAGTCAGCAGCTTCCCAGAAGCCCCGAAGCCGGGGCATCCTCCACTCACTCTTCTGCTGTGTCTGCCGGGATGATGGGGAGGCCCTGCCTGCTCACAGCGGGGCGCCCCTGCTTGTGGAGGAGAATGGCGCCATCCCTAAG CAGACCCCAGTCCAATACCTGCTCCCTGAGGCCAAGGCCCAGGACTCAGACAAGATCTGCGTGGTCATCGACCTGGACGAGACCCTGGTGCACAGCTCCTTCAAG CCAGTGAACAACGCGGACTTCATCATCCCTGTGGAGATTGATGGGGTGGTCCACCAG GTCTACGTGTTGAAGCGTCCTCACGTGGATGAGTTCCTGCAGCGAATGGGCGAGCTCTTTGAATGTGTGCTGTTCACTGCTAGCCTCGCCAAG TACGCAGACCCAGTAGCTGACCTGCTGGACAAATGGGGGGCCTTCCGGGCCCGGCTGTTTCGAGAGTCCTGCGTCTTCCACCGGGGGAACTACGTGAAGGACCTGAGCCGGTTGGGTCGAGACCTGCGGCGGGTGCTCATCCTGGACAATTCACCTGCCTCCTATGTCTTCCATCCAGACAATGCT GTACCGGTGGCCTCGTGGTTTGACAACATGAGTGACACAGAGCTCCACGACCTCCTCCCCTTCTTCGAGCAACTCAGCCGTGTGGACGACGTGTACTCAGTGCTCAGGCAGCCACGGCCAGGGAGCTAG
- the CTDSP1 gene encoding carboxy-terminal domain RNA polymerase II polypeptide A small phosphatase 1 isoform 11 (isoform 11 is encoded by transcript variant 12), producing MDSSAVITQISKEEARGPLRGKGDQKSAASQKPRSRGILHSLFCCVCRDDGEALPAHSGAPLLVEENGAIPKPVNNADFIIPVEIDGVVHQVYVLKRPHVDEFLQRMGELFECVLFTASLAKYADPVADLLDKWGAFRARLFRESCVFHRGNYVKDLSRLGRDLRRVLILDNSPASYVFHPDNAVPVASWFDNMSDTELHDLLPFFEQLSRVDDVYSVLRQPRPGS from the exons ATGGACAGCTCGGCCGTCATTACTCAGATCAGCAAGGAGGAGGCTCGGGGCCCGCTGCGGGGCAAAG GTGACCAGAAGTCAGCAGCTTCCCAGAAGCCCCGAAGCCGGGGCATCCTCCACTCACTCTTCTGCTGTGTCTGCCGGGATGATGGGGAGGCCCTGCCTGCTCACAGCGGGGCGCCCCTGCTTGTGGAGGAGAATGGCGCCATCCCTAAG CCAGTGAACAACGCGGACTTCATCATCCCTGTGGAGATTGATGGGGTGGTCCACCAG GTCTACGTGTTGAAGCGTCCTCACGTGGATGAGTTCCTGCAGCGAATGGGCGAGCTCTTTGAATGTGTGCTGTTCACTGCTAGCCTCGCCAAG TACGCAGACCCAGTAGCTGACCTGCTGGACAAATGGGGGGCCTTCCGGGCCCGGCTGTTTCGAGAGTCCTGCGTCTTCCACCGGGGGAACTACGTGAAGGACCTGAGCCGGTTGGGTCGAGACCTGCGGCGGGTGCTCATCCTGGACAATTCACCTGCCTCCTATGTCTTCCATCCAGACAATGCT GTACCGGTGGCCTCGTGGTTTGACAACATGAGTGACACAGAGCTCCACGACCTCCTCCCCTTCTTCGAGCAACTCAGCCGTGTGGACGACGTGTACTCAGTGCTCAGGCAGCCACGGCCAGGGAGCTAG
- the CTDSP1 gene encoding carboxy-terminal domain RNA polymerase II polypeptide A small phosphatase 1 isoform 6 (isoform 6 is encoded by transcript variant 7) encodes MDSSAVITQISKEEARGPLRGKGDQKSAASQKPRSRGILHSLFCCVCRDDGEALPAHSGAPLLVEENGAIPKQTPVQYLLPEAKAQDSDKICVVIDLDETLVHSSFKPVNNADFIIPVEIDGVVHQPPHWPAPQVYVLKRPHVDEFLQRMGELFECVLFTASLAKYADPVADLLDKWGAFRARLFRESCVFHRGNYVKDLSRLGRDLRRVLILDNSPASYVFHPDNAVPVASWFDNMSDTELHDLLPFFEQLSRVDDVYSVLRQPRPGS; translated from the exons ATGGACAGCTCGGCCGTCATTACTCAGATCAGCAAGGAGGAGGCTCGGGGCCCGCTGCGGGGCAAAG GTGACCAGAAGTCAGCAGCTTCCCAGAAGCCCCGAAGCCGGGGCATCCTCCACTCACTCTTCTGCTGTGTCTGCCGGGATGATGGGGAGGCCCTGCCTGCTCACAGCGGGGCGCCCCTGCTTGTGGAGGAGAATGGCGCCATCCCTAAG CAGACCCCAGTCCAATACCTGCTCCCTGAGGCCAAGGCCCAGGACTCAGACAAGATCTGCGTGGTCATCGACCTGGACGAGACCCTGGTGCACAGCTCCTTCAAG CCAGTGAACAACGCGGACTTCATCATCCCTGTGGAGATTGATGGGGTGGTCCACCAG CCCCCTCACTGGCCCGCCCCCCAGGTCTACGTGTTGAAGCGTCCTCACGTGGATGAGTTCCTGCAGCGAATGGGCGAGCTCTTTGAATGTGTGCTGTTCACTGCTAGCCTCGCCAAG TACGCAGACCCAGTAGCTGACCTGCTGGACAAATGGGGGGCCTTCCGGGCCCGGCTGTTTCGAGAGTCCTGCGTCTTCCACCGGGGGAACTACGTGAAGGACCTGAGCCGGTTGGGTCGAGACCTGCGGCGGGTGCTCATCCTGGACAATTCACCTGCCTCCTATGTCTTCCATCCAGACAATGCT GTACCGGTGGCCTCGTGGTTTGACAACATGAGTGACACAGAGCTCCACGACCTCCTCCCCTTCTTCGAGCAACTCAGCCGTGTGGACGACGTGTACTCAGTGCTCAGGCAGCCACGGCCAGGGAGCTAG
- the CTDSP1 gene encoding carboxy-terminal domain RNA polymerase II polypeptide A small phosphatase 1 isoform 9 (isoform 9 is encoded by transcript variant 10) yields MDSSAVITQISKEEARGPLRGKGDQKSAASQKPRSRGILHSLFCCVCRDDGEALPAHSGAPLLVEENGAIPKQTPVQYLLPEAKAQDSDKICVVIDLDETLVHSSFKVYVLKRPHVDEFLQRMGELFECVLFTASLAKYADPVADLLDKWGAFRARLFRESCVFHRGNYVKDLSRLGRDLRRVLILDNSPASYVFHPDNAVPVASWFDNMSDTELHDLLPFFEQLSRVDDVYSVLRQPRPGS; encoded by the exons ATGGACAGCTCGGCCGTCATTACTCAGATCAGCAAGGAGGAGGCTCGGGGCCCGCTGCGGGGCAAAG GTGACCAGAAGTCAGCAGCTTCCCAGAAGCCCCGAAGCCGGGGCATCCTCCACTCACTCTTCTGCTGTGTCTGCCGGGATGATGGGGAGGCCCTGCCTGCTCACAGCGGGGCGCCCCTGCTTGTGGAGGAGAATGGCGCCATCCCTAAG CAGACCCCAGTCCAATACCTGCTCCCTGAGGCCAAGGCCCAGGACTCAGACAAGATCTGCGTGGTCATCGACCTGGACGAGACCCTGGTGCACAGCTCCTTCAAG GTCTACGTGTTGAAGCGTCCTCACGTGGATGAGTTCCTGCAGCGAATGGGCGAGCTCTTTGAATGTGTGCTGTTCACTGCTAGCCTCGCCAAG TACGCAGACCCAGTAGCTGACCTGCTGGACAAATGGGGGGCCTTCCGGGCCCGGCTGTTTCGAGAGTCCTGCGTCTTCCACCGGGGGAACTACGTGAAGGACCTGAGCCGGTTGGGTCGAGACCTGCGGCGGGTGCTCATCCTGGACAATTCACCTGCCTCCTATGTCTTCCATCCAGACAATGCT GTACCGGTGGCCTCGTGGTTTGACAACATGAGTGACACAGAGCTCCACGACCTCCTCCCCTTCTTCGAGCAACTCAGCCGTGTGGACGACGTGTACTCAGTGCTCAGGCAGCCACGGCCAGGGAGCTAG
- the CTDSP1 gene encoding carboxy-terminal domain RNA polymerase II polypeptide A small phosphatase 1 isoform 10 (isoform 10 is encoded by transcript variant 11) gives MDSSAVITQISKEEARGPLRGKGDQKSAASQKPRSRGILHSLFCCVCRDDGEALPAHSGAPLLVEENGAIPKTPVQYLLPEAKAQDSDKICVVIDLDETLVHSSFKVYVLKRPHVDEFLQRMGELFECVLFTASLAKYADPVADLLDKWGAFRARLFRESCVFHRGNYVKDLSRLGRDLRRVLILDNSPASYVFHPDNAVPVASWFDNMSDTELHDLLPFFEQLSRVDDVYSVLRQPRPGS, from the exons ATGGACAGCTCGGCCGTCATTACTCAGATCAGCAAGGAGGAGGCTCGGGGCCCGCTGCGGGGCAAAG GTGACCAGAAGTCAGCAGCTTCCCAGAAGCCCCGAAGCCGGGGCATCCTCCACTCACTCTTCTGCTGTGTCTGCCGGGATGATGGGGAGGCCCTGCCTGCTCACAGCGGGGCGCCCCTGCTTGTGGAGGAGAATGGCGCCATCCCTAAG ACCCCAGTCCAATACCTGCTCCCTGAGGCCAAGGCCCAGGACTCAGACAAGATCTGCGTGGTCATCGACCTGGACGAGACCCTGGTGCACAGCTCCTTCAAG GTCTACGTGTTGAAGCGTCCTCACGTGGATGAGTTCCTGCAGCGAATGGGCGAGCTCTTTGAATGTGTGCTGTTCACTGCTAGCCTCGCCAAG TACGCAGACCCAGTAGCTGACCTGCTGGACAAATGGGGGGCCTTCCGGGCCCGGCTGTTTCGAGAGTCCTGCGTCTTCCACCGGGGGAACTACGTGAAGGACCTGAGCCGGTTGGGTCGAGACCTGCGGCGGGTGCTCATCCTGGACAATTCACCTGCCTCCTATGTCTTCCATCCAGACAATGCT GTACCGGTGGCCTCGTGGTTTGACAACATGAGTGACACAGAGCTCCACGACCTCCTCCCCTTCTTCGAGCAACTCAGCCGTGTGGACGACGTGTACTCAGTGCTCAGGCAGCCACGGCCAGGGAGCTAG
- the CTDSP1 gene encoding carboxy-terminal domain RNA polymerase II polypeptide A small phosphatase 1 isoform X1, whose product MGELRRAPMGHPLRLRPTPHPHPPGLRSGRVLGGGAEVTAGWGGLEGSPANTQLRSPQTSRHAWRRRPPRRHREDGRHFQESLGARGESRAPSGHAPPRKASPPRRGCVPQRGWAGVGGSVFSFSPCGPQDLDAAPRSAHPRLGLAAPELRARWKGDQKSAASQKPRSRGILHSLFCCVCRDDGEALPAHSGAPLLVEENGAIPKQTPVQYLLPEAKAQDSDKICVVIDLDETLVHSSFKPVNNADFIIPVEIDGVVHQVYVLKRPHVDEFLQRMGELFECVLFTASLAKYADPVADLLDKWGAFRARLFRESCVFHRGNYVKDLSRLGRDLRRVLILDNSPASYVFHPDNAVPVASWFDNMSDTELHDLLPFFEQLSRVDDVYSVLRQPRPGS is encoded by the exons ATGGGGGAGCTGAGGAGGGCGCCTATGGGCCACCCGCTGAGACtccgccccaccccccacccccacccccccgggCTGCGGTCCGGTAGGGTCTTGGGAGGGGGCGCCGAGGTGACAGCAGGCTGGGGAGGCTTGGAGGGATCTCCCGCCAACACACAGCTACGTTCCCCACAAACTTCGCGTCACGCGTGGAGGCGCCGACCCCCTCGGAGGCACAGAGAGGACGGCCGGCACTTCCAAGAGTCGCTTGGCGCCCGCGGGGAGAGTCGTGCGCCTAGTGGGCACGCACCACCCCGCAAAGCCTCGCCGCCCCGACGAGGCTGCGTCCCCCAGCGTGGCTGGGCCGGGGTGGGGGGGTCTGTCTTCTCCTTTTCCCCGTGTGGACCTCAGGATCTGGACGCTGCCCCCAGGTCTGCCCACCCTCGCCTGGGTCTGGCTGCCCCGGAACTGAGGGCAAGGTGGAAAG GTGACCAGAAGTCAGCAGCTTCCCAGAAGCCCCGAAGCCGGGGCATCCTCCACTCACTCTTCTGCTGTGTCTGCCGGGATGATGGGGAGGCCCTGCCTGCTCACAGCGGGGCGCCCCTGCTTGTGGAGGAGAATGGCGCCATCCCTAAG CAGACCCCAGTCCAATACCTGCTCCCTGAGGCCAAGGCCCAGGACTCAGACAAGATCTGCGTGGTCATCGACCTGGACGAGACCCTGGTGCACAGCTCCTTCAAG CCAGTGAACAACGCGGACTTCATCATCCCTGTGGAGATTGATGGGGTGGTCCACCAG GTCTACGTGTTGAAGCGTCCTCACGTGGATGAGTTCCTGCAGCGAATGGGCGAGCTCTTTGAATGTGTGCTGTTCACTGCTAGCCTCGCCAAG TACGCAGACCCAGTAGCTGACCTGCTGGACAAATGGGGGGCCTTCCGGGCCCGGCTGTTTCGAGAGTCCTGCGTCTTCCACCGGGGGAACTACGTGAAGGACCTGAGCCGGTTGGGTCGAGACCTGCGGCGGGTGCTCATCCTGGACAATTCACCTGCCTCCTATGTCTTCCATCCAGACAATGCT GTACCGGTGGCCTCGTGGTTTGACAACATGAGTGACACAGAGCTCCACGACCTCCTCCCCTTCTTCGAGCAACTCAGCCGTGTGGACGACGTGTACTCAGTGCTCAGGCAGCCACGGCCAGGGAGCTAG